One region of Trinickia violacea genomic DNA includes:
- the parC gene encoding DNA topoisomerase IV subunit A produces MDQQDDLFAEPAVPDSDFLTLGNYAERAYLDYAVSVVKGRALPDVCDGQKPVQRRILFAMNEMGLAADAKPVKSARVVGDVLGKYHPHGDQSAYDALVRLAQDFSMRYPLIDGQGNFGSRDGDGAAAMRYTEARLTPIAKLLLDEIDQGTVDFMPNYDGSFEEPKLLPARLPFLLLNGASGIAVGLATEIPSHNLREVAAAAVAMIRHPSKLTHAELMQHIPGPDFPGGGQIISSEAEIAAAYETGRGSLKVRARWKIEDLARGQWQLVITELPPNTSSQKVLEEIEELTNPKVKLGKKTLTPEQLQMKQTLLALVDAVRDESGKDAPVRIVFEPKSRTIDQTEFVNSLLAHTSLESNTSLNLVMIGADGRPRQKGLVEILHEWVGFRFATVTRRTRHRLGKVDDRIHILEGRMIVFLNIDEVIRIIREADEPKAALMSAFGLSERQAEDILEIRLRQLARLEKIKIEKELEELRNEKAKLEELLGSESAMKRQIIKEIEADAKQYGDERRTLIQQEKRATFEAKVVDEPVTVVVSQRGWVRALKGHGLDPAGFTFKDGDGLYAAFQCRTPDTLIAWGSKGRVYSVAVATLPGGRGDGVPVTSLIELESGTHLMHYYAAPADQALLLASSNGFGFIAKVGDMVSRVKAGKAFMTIDEGAVPLAPMPMLPNAQQVVCLSSGGRLLVFGLDEMKTLAGGGRGVILMALDANEKLVQALAINGAGVVLVGTGRGGKAQEERLAGDALEAHVGKRARKGRAPDTKLKVSGLRPVLAG; encoded by the coding sequence ATGGATCAACAAGACGATCTCTTCGCCGAGCCGGCCGTGCCGGACAGCGATTTCCTGACGCTCGGCAACTACGCCGAGCGCGCCTATCTCGACTACGCGGTGAGCGTGGTCAAAGGCCGTGCGTTGCCTGACGTCTGCGACGGGCAGAAGCCGGTGCAGCGCCGCATCCTGTTCGCGATGAACGAGATGGGCCTCGCCGCCGACGCGAAGCCGGTGAAATCGGCGCGCGTGGTCGGCGACGTGCTCGGCAAATACCACCCGCACGGCGACCAGTCCGCCTACGACGCGCTCGTGCGTCTCGCGCAGGACTTCTCGATGCGCTATCCGCTCATCGACGGCCAGGGCAACTTCGGCTCGCGCGACGGCGACGGCGCGGCGGCGATGCGCTACACCGAAGCGCGCTTGACGCCGATCGCGAAGCTGCTGCTCGACGAGATCGACCAGGGCACGGTCGATTTCATGCCGAACTACGACGGCTCGTTCGAAGAGCCGAAGCTACTGCCCGCGCGGCTGCCGTTTCTGCTGTTGAACGGCGCCTCGGGGATCGCGGTGGGTCTCGCGACGGAAATCCCGTCGCACAACCTGCGCGAAGTGGCGGCCGCGGCCGTGGCGATGATCCGCCATCCGTCGAAGCTCACGCACGCCGAGCTGATGCAGCACATTCCGGGGCCGGACTTCCCGGGCGGCGGCCAGATCATTTCGAGCGAAGCGGAAATCGCGGCGGCTTATGAAACCGGGCGCGGCAGCTTGAAGGTGCGCGCGCGCTGGAAGATCGAAGACCTCGCGCGCGGCCAGTGGCAGCTCGTCATCACCGAGCTGCCGCCGAATACGTCGTCCCAGAAGGTGCTCGAAGAGATCGAAGAGCTGACCAATCCGAAGGTCAAGCTCGGCAAGAAGACGCTCACGCCCGAGCAGCTGCAGATGAAGCAGACGCTGCTCGCGCTCGTCGATGCCGTGCGCGACGAGTCCGGCAAGGACGCGCCGGTGCGGATCGTATTCGAGCCGAAGTCGCGCACGATCGATCAGACCGAGTTCGTCAACTCGCTGCTCGCGCACACGAGCCTCGAATCGAACACGTCGCTGAACCTCGTGATGATCGGCGCCGATGGCCGGCCGCGCCAGAAGGGTCTCGTCGAGATCCTGCACGAGTGGGTCGGCTTCCGCTTCGCTACCGTCACGCGCCGCACGCGGCATCGCTTGGGCAAGGTCGACGATCGCATCCACATCCTCGAAGGGCGGATGATCGTCTTCCTGAACATCGACGAAGTGATCCGCATCATCCGCGAAGCGGACGAGCCGAAGGCCGCGCTGATGAGCGCGTTCGGCCTGTCCGAGCGGCAGGCCGAGGACATCCTTGAAATCCGGCTGCGTCAGCTGGCGCGGCTCGAGAAGATCAAGATCGAGAAGGAGCTCGAAGAGTTGCGCAACGAGAAGGCGAAGCTCGAAGAGCTGCTGGGCAGCGAATCGGCGATGAAGCGCCAGATCATCAAGGAAATCGAAGCCGACGCGAAGCAATATGGCGACGAGCGCCGCACGCTGATCCAGCAGGAAAAGCGCGCGACGTTCGAAGCGAAGGTGGTCGACGAGCCGGTGACGGTCGTCGTGTCGCAGCGGGGCTGGGTGCGGGCGTTGAAGGGCCACGGGCTCGATCCGGCCGGCTTCACGTTCAAGGACGGCGACGGCCTCTACGCGGCGTTCCAGTGCCGCACGCCCGATACGCTGATCGCGTGGGGCAGCAAGGGGCGCGTCTATTCGGTCGCGGTCGCGACGCTGCCGGGCGGGCGCGGCGACGGCGTGCCGGTCACGTCGCTGATCGAGCTCGAATCGGGCACGCACCTGATGCACTACTACGCCGCGCCGGCGGACCAGGCTTTGCTGCTCGCGTCGAGCAACGGCTTCGGCTTCATCGCGAAGGTCGGCGACATGGTGAGCCGCGTGAAGGCGGGCAAGGCGTTCATGACCATCGACGAAGGCGCAGTGCCGCTCGCGCCGATGCCGATGCTGCCGAATGCGCAGCAGGTGGTGTGCTTGTCGAGCGGCGGGCGCTTGCTCGTGTTCGGTCTCGACGAGATGAAGACGCTTGCGGGCGGCGGCCGCGGCGTGATTCTGATGGCACTCGACGCGAACGAAAAGCTTGTGCAGGCGCTCGCGATCAATGGCGCGGGCGTGGTGCTGGTCGGCACGGGCCGCGGCGGCAAGGCGCAGGAAGAGCGTCTCGCGGGCGACGCGCTCGAAGCGCACGTCGGCAAGCGCGCCCGCAAGGGGCGTGCGCCCGATACGAAGCTCAAAGTGAGCGGGCTGCGTCCGGTGCTCGCGGGATGA
- a CDS encoding CopD family protein, with translation MSKAIDVALFLHLLGVAVWVGGMVFANFCLRPALSDLSPQLRLPLLEAVYARFFNWVAGSVLVILLTGGFLLQQFGGGHAVWPLHAMAAIGVLMMLIFGHLRFAVFPRIRRAVQAQKWPDGARAVGTVRRLVIVNLVLGVVTIGMAVLSRGF, from the coding sequence ATGTCCAAAGCCATCGATGTCGCGCTGTTCCTGCACTTGCTCGGCGTCGCCGTATGGGTGGGCGGCATGGTGTTCGCGAATTTCTGCCTGCGCCCGGCGCTCTCCGACTTGTCGCCCCAATTGCGCTTGCCGCTCCTCGAAGCCGTGTACGCGCGCTTCTTCAACTGGGTGGCGGGCTCGGTGCTCGTGATCCTGCTCACGGGCGGTTTTCTGCTGCAGCAATTCGGCGGCGGCCATGCGGTGTGGCCGTTGCACGCGATGGCGGCGATCGGCGTCTTGATGATGCTGATCTTCGGGCACCTGCGATTCGCCGTGTTTCCGCGCATCCGCCGCGCCGTGCAGGCGCAGAAGTGGCCCGACGGCGCGCGCGCCGTGGGCACGGTGCGCCGGCTCGTCATCGTCAATCTGGTGCTCGGCGTGGTGACGATCGGGATGGCGGTGCTGTCGCGCGGGTTCTGA
- the ilvD gene encoding dihydroxy-acid dehydratase: MPTYRSRTSTHGRNMAGARSLWRATGMTDDDFNKPIIAVVNSFTQFVPGHVHLKDLGQLVAREIEKAGGVAKEFNTIAVDDGIAMGHDGMLYSLPSRELIADSVEYMVNAHCADAMVCISNCDKITPGMLMAALRVNIPVVFVSGGPMESGKVTFKGKNRKFDLIDAMIVAADDNVSDEEVQQVERSACPTCGSCSGMFTANSMNCLTEALGLSLPGNGSTLATHADRKRLFLDAGKTIVELARRYYEQEDASVLPRSIASFQAFENAMTLDIAMGGSTNTVLHLLAAAHEGEVPFTMNDIDRLSRRVPVLCKVAPAVPDVHMEDVHRAGGVMGILGELARAGLIHTELPTVHAPSMGAALERWDVMRNPAEAVASFYRAAPGGIRTQEAFSQDSRYDELDTDRAAGCIRDAEHAFSKDGGLAVLFGNIARDGCIVKTAGVDAGMLKFSGKARVFESQDAAVEGILGGSVKAGDVVVVRYEGPRGGPGMQEMLYPTSYLKSKGLGKHCALITDGRFSGGSSGLSIGHVSPEAAEGGAIGLIEDGDTIEIDISTRSIHLAVSDAELEQRRAAMEARGAKAWKPVARERKVSTALKAYAATTTSAARGAVRIIED, translated from the coding sequence ATGCCCACATACCGTTCACGCACTTCCACCCACGGCCGCAACATGGCGGGTGCCCGCAGCCTGTGGCGGGCCACCGGGATGACCGACGACGATTTCAACAAGCCGATCATCGCGGTCGTCAACTCGTTTACGCAATTCGTGCCCGGCCACGTCCACCTCAAGGATCTCGGCCAGTTGGTGGCGCGCGAGATCGAGAAAGCGGGCGGCGTCGCGAAGGAATTCAATACGATCGCGGTGGACGACGGCATCGCCATGGGTCACGACGGCATGCTCTACAGCCTGCCGTCGCGCGAACTGATCGCCGATAGCGTCGAATACATGGTCAACGCGCATTGCGCCGACGCCATGGTCTGCATCTCCAATTGCGACAAGATCACGCCGGGGATGCTGATGGCCGCGCTGCGGGTGAACATCCCGGTCGTGTTCGTGTCGGGTGGCCCGATGGAGTCGGGCAAGGTCACGTTCAAGGGCAAGAACCGCAAGTTCGATCTGATCGACGCGATGATCGTCGCGGCCGACGACAACGTCTCGGACGAGGAAGTGCAGCAGGTCGAGCGTTCCGCGTGCCCGACCTGCGGCTCCTGCTCGGGCATGTTCACGGCGAACTCGATGAACTGCCTGACCGAAGCGCTCGGCCTTTCGCTGCCGGGCAACGGTTCCACGCTCGCGACGCACGCCGACCGCAAGCGCCTGTTCCTGGACGCCGGGAAGACGATCGTCGAGCTGGCGCGCCGCTACTACGAACAAGAGGACGCGAGCGTCCTGCCGCGTTCGATCGCGAGCTTCCAAGCGTTCGAGAACGCCATGACGCTCGATATCGCCATGGGCGGTTCGACCAACACGGTGCTGCACTTGCTGGCCGCGGCGCACGAAGGCGAAGTGCCGTTCACGATGAACGACATCGACCGGCTGTCGCGGCGCGTGCCGGTGCTGTGCAAGGTGGCGCCGGCGGTGCCGGACGTGCATATGGAAGACGTGCATCGCGCGGGCGGCGTGATGGGCATTCTGGGCGAGCTGGCGCGCGCCGGCCTCATCCACACCGAACTGCCGACGGTGCATGCGCCGAGCATGGGCGCGGCGCTCGAGCGCTGGGACGTGATGCGCAACCCGGCTGAGGCGGTCGCGAGCTTCTACCGCGCCGCGCCCGGGGGCATCCGCACGCAGGAGGCGTTCAGCCAGGACAGCCGCTACGACGAGCTCGACACCGACCGCGCGGCCGGATGCATTCGCGACGCCGAGCACGCCTTCTCGAAGGACGGCGGGCTCGCGGTGCTGTTCGGCAACATCGCGCGCGACGGTTGCATCGTGAAGACGGCGGGCGTCGATGCCGGCATGCTGAAGTTCTCCGGCAAGGCGCGCGTGTTCGAGAGCCAGGACGCGGCGGTCGAAGGCATTCTGGGCGGCTCGGTCAAAGCGGGCGACGTGGTCGTCGTGCGCTACGAAGGGCCGCGCGGCGGTCCCGGCATGCAGGAGATGCTGTATCCGACCAGCTACCTGAAGTCGAAGGGGCTCGGCAAGCATTGCGCGCTCATCACCGATGGCCGCTTCTCGGGGGGCTCTTCCGGGCTGTCGATCGGGCACGTGTCGCCCGAGGCGGCGGAAGGCGGCGCCATCGGCTTGATCGAGGACGGGGATACCATCGAAATCGACATCTCCACGCGCTCGATCCATCTGGCTGTCAGCGATGCGGAGCTGGAGCAGCGCCGGGCCGCGATGGAGGCGCGCGGCGCCAAGGCATGGAAGCCCGTGGCGCGCGAGCGCAAGGTCTCCACGGCGCTGAAAGCCTATGCGGCGACGACGACCAGCGCGGCGCGCGGCGCGGTGCGCATCATCGAGGACTGA